The proteins below come from a single Ewingella sp. CoE-038-23 genomic window:
- the traG gene encoding conjugal transfer mating-pair stabilization protein TraG — protein MTEIYTIFGGDMWRQVLNGVVTILGADTFDTLLRIVSTFGVLGVMVSFIKTRDPRVFMHWLAVFMFITSVLLVPKRSVQILDITDPAAVYEVDNVPLGLAMIAGLTTSAGFGVAQLYDYTLSRPDSLTYTKSGMLFGSQIVAQTSDFRTQNPQLAQMLTDYVENCVIGDILLNNKYTINQLLNSTDPLTLITNNPSPLRGIYQTVSGVRQFVTCQQAAGTIRTLMGSDISVGGVSWHDMATRVFGSKVNADALLSNAMNDSYGFFYAGGLSASQIMRNNVTNAAIRDGWKGFAARSSDTANLVNLATESTLTKQRLSWAAGGAIASQTLPMFQSLMMLILIGLFPLVIALALVNHTIFGLNTLKLYAGGFLYFQMWPVMFAILNSLANFYLQSKTGSTALVLANQDRIALQHSDVANIAGYLSMSIPVLSFFLTKGAASVASQVVGGVMSSAAFSAGGQASTTADGNWSFNNMSMDNVNANKFDTNLSQRMGQQSHQMENGGMRTLTADGHNVYDTSQAISNLPVNMRLSSLASSGFQEQSRQAQQEAQTALDGYNHSVTSGFQQLNQLTSQSGNSASMTQGSENTQATNATRGASMMMSAAESYGKAHNISTQEAYNQLMDITNQGSGGAGMSANVKVDSGDQLVGKLGKWASGVSVGGEAHINTDWRHTSGSAHGTQDTHSEGKDFRHDENSQTVKDFRQGMDMVTSARVSESGNQTDNQSNSQVEQYAATLNDAKSQYHQYTDSSTKSQEFSRMATLAQNESASLDANYNQEFVDWTTAKFGNNAQGILTNVNSAREAATEFMKERLEPEIMQNYGARTDQTNTQPLTPSNSLEYGAVTEQHTPAGDPIPVPYGASAVVGSQQNDVTGSRGVTETDPRGTLTTGNAPGTTASGGADEVHGTSPVRGPGPLLTSGGEENLHNQERNLHEPSEVHGTSPVRGAGPLLTSGGEVNLHNQERNLHVQGGPPSASMEDNYNAAAEKVREHAEGAGIPNNVAGQVAAQRSANSNVIRENGGKIDQNETPVQASSDILRNEHQGAVKGQQIGRTEEDIRQTKPIVDGTETDNFKAKLQKLREQQKKAS, from the coding sequence ATGACTGAAATCTATACGATATTCGGTGGGGACATGTGGCGGCAGGTGTTAAACGGCGTCGTCACCATTCTGGGTGCCGATACGTTTGATACCTTGCTTCGCATTGTCAGCACATTTGGCGTGCTGGGGGTGATGGTGTCCTTTATCAAAACCCGTGATCCGCGCGTGTTTATGCACTGGCTGGCCGTATTTATGTTTATTACGTCCGTGTTACTGGTGCCAAAACGGTCTGTGCAAATCCTCGATATCACCGACCCTGCTGCAGTGTACGAGGTGGACAATGTGCCGCTGGGGCTGGCCATGATCGCGGGGCTGACCACCAGTGCGGGATTTGGGGTGGCGCAGCTGTACGATTACACCTTATCGCGCCCGGACTCGCTGACCTATACCAAGAGCGGCATGCTGTTTGGTTCTCAAATCGTGGCGCAAACCTCCGATTTTCGGACGCAAAACCCGCAGCTGGCACAGATGCTGACGGACTATGTCGAAAACTGTGTGATTGGTGACATTTTGCTTAACAACAAATACACCATCAACCAGTTGCTGAACAGCACCGACCCGCTGACGCTGATCACCAATAACCCGAGTCCTTTACGGGGGATCTATCAGACGGTGAGCGGGGTGAGGCAGTTTGTGACCTGCCAGCAGGCCGCCGGCACCATCAGAACGCTGATGGGGAGTGATATCTCGGTGGGCGGCGTCAGCTGGCACGATATGGCAACCCGCGTGTTTGGCAGTAAAGTGAATGCGGATGCGTTGCTGAGCAATGCCATGAACGACAGCTACGGATTTTTCTATGCAGGCGGACTGAGTGCCTCACAGATTATGCGTAACAACGTGACCAATGCCGCCATCCGCGACGGCTGGAAAGGATTTGCCGCCCGTTCCTCGGATACGGCAAACCTGGTGAATCTGGCCACCGAATCGACCCTGACCAAACAGCGTCTGAGCTGGGCGGCGGGCGGGGCAATTGCCTCACAAACGTTACCGATGTTCCAGTCCCTGATGATGCTGATCCTGATTGGCCTTTTCCCGCTGGTGATTGCGCTGGCCCTGGTCAACCACACCATCTTCGGGCTGAATACCCTCAAGCTGTACGCCGGCGGGTTCTTGTATTTCCAGATGTGGCCGGTGATGTTTGCGATTTTGAATTCCCTGGCCAACTTTTACCTCCAGTCGAAAACCGGTTCAACGGCATTGGTGCTGGCGAATCAGGATCGCATTGCCCTGCAGCATTCTGACGTGGCCAATATCGCAGGCTATCTCAGCATGTCGATACCGGTACTGTCCTTTTTCCTGACGAAAGGCGCAGCTTCGGTGGCGTCGCAGGTGGTGGGTGGCGTGATGAGTTCGGCGGCGTTCTCAGCCGGCGGGCAGGCATCAACAACCGCTGACGGCAACTGGTCGTTTAATAACATGTCGATGGACAACGTTAACGCCAACAAATTTGACACCAACCTGTCGCAACGTATGGGTCAACAAAGCCACCAGATGGAAAATGGCGGGATGCGCACCCTGACGGCGGACGGTCACAACGTCTATGACACGTCTCAGGCCATCTCTAACCTGCCGGTTAACATGCGACTCAGTTCACTGGCGAGCAGCGGTTTCCAGGAGCAGTCGCGGCAGGCACAGCAGGAGGCGCAAACGGCGCTCGATGGCTATAACCACAGTGTCACCAGCGGCTTCCAGCAACTGAACCAGCTGACCAGCCAAAGCGGTAACAGCGCCTCCATGACGCAGGGCAGTGAAAACACCCAGGCCACCAACGCAACACGGGGGGCGAGCATGATGATGTCGGCCGCTGAAAGCTATGGTAAAGCGCATAACATCTCTACCCAGGAGGCCTATAACCAGCTGATGGACATCACCAATCAGGGTTCAGGGGGGGCAGGTATGTCGGCGAATGTTAAGGTGGATTCTGGCGATCAGCTCGTCGGGAAATTGGGCAAATGGGCCTCGGGTGTAAGTGTTGGCGGTGAGGCGCATATCAATACTGACTGGAGACATACCTCTGGCAGTGCACACGGTACGCAGGATACTCACTCGGAAGGGAAAGATTTCCGCCATGACGAAAACAGCCAGACGGTTAAAGATTTCCGTCAGGGTATGGATATGGTGACGTCAGCCCGCGTAAGCGAGTCTGGCAACCAGACGGATAACCAGTCTAACTCTCAGGTTGAGCAGTATGCTGCGACGCTGAATGATGCGAAAAGTCAGTATCATCAGTACACCGACAGCAGTACAAAAAGCCAGGAATTCAGCCGGATGGCGACACTGGCCCAGAACGAAAGTGCCAGCCTGGATGCCAACTACAACCAGGAATTTGTGGACTGGACGACGGCCAAGTTTGGTAATAATGCCCAGGGTATTCTGACCAACGTTAACTCAGCGCGGGAAGCGGCCACGGAGTTTATGAAGGAGCGTCTGGAACCAGAGATTATGCAAAACTATGGTGCACGGACGGATCAGACAAACACACAACCTTTAACACCATCAAATTCGTTAGAATACGGTGCAGTCACTGAGCAACATACCCCTGCAGGCGACCCAATCCCTGTACCTTATGGAGCCAGTGCGGTGGTGGGCAGTCAGCAGAACGATGTAACAGGCTCTCGCGGTGTTACGGAAACTGACCCTAGAGGAACATTAACAACAGGGAACGCTCCGGGGACTACAGCAAGTGGGGGCGCAGATGAAGTTCACGGTACATCTCCGGTACGGGGACCCGGTCCATTATTGACGAGCGGGGGTGAGGAAAACCTGCATAATCAGGAGAGAAATCTTCATGAACCGAGTGAGGTTCACGGTACGTCTCCAGTACGTGGGGCCGGCCCATTACTGACAAGTGGGGGTGAGGTAAACCTACATAATCAGGAGAGAAACCTCCATGTACAAGGTGGCCCACCGTCAGCGTCAATGGAAGATAATTATAATGCGGCTGCTGAGAAAGTGAGGGAGCACGCTGAGGGTGCTGGTATCCCTAATAACGTGGCAGGGCAGGTTGCAGCACAAAGATCTGCTAATTCTAATGTCATTAGAGAAAATGGCGGGAAAATCGATCAAAACGAAACCCCTGTTCAGGCATCCAGTGATATACTCAGAAATGAGCATCAAGGTGCGGTGAAAGGCCAACAGATTGGCCGCACTGAAGAGGACATTAGGCAGACTAAACCTATTGTTGATGGCACCGAAACGGATAACTTTAAAGCTAAGCTTCAAAAGCTTAGAGAACAGCAAAAAAAGGCCTCATAA